A stretch of Chiloscyllium plagiosum isolate BGI_BamShark_2017 chromosome 41, ASM401019v2, whole genome shotgun sequence DNA encodes these proteins:
- the si:dkey-202l22.3 gene encoding 7 transmembrane receptor domain-containing protein, with protein MENQTVDNSSFFNSSVRVTFPGTALLQQYKCLFILLYCALVAVACVGNAFLIGSIMVDRKLHTVTNFFIGNLASADLLMCLACVPPTLSYAFEPRGWLFGRFLCHLVSLLQSALVYVSVLSLTAIAVDRYVVVAHPVRQRAGRGRCGLVVASIWALALALASPASARVAYVELEAAGHDVNVCEEFWRGRETERAAYSCVVMLASYMVPLSAVSVSYCAISAHLRRRHLPGVVEQNRLRWNEKKRKTFSLLVVSVVTFAMCWMPLQILNLLQDLDVDFAILDTRYLNVAQVSCHWLAMSSACYNPFIYASLHRKLRLRLGAYLRRWRQPGGFLAGRLSPFHTSISLVSELPKAGAPAGSGNTSDPV; from the coding sequence ATGGAGAACCAGACGGTGGACAACAGCAGCTTCTTCAACAGCAGCGTGAGAGTGACCTTCCCTGGTACCGCGCTCCTCCAGCAGTACAAGTGCCTCTTCATCCTGCTATACTGCGCCCTGGTGGCCGTGGCGTGCGTTGGCAACGCCTTCCTGATCGGCAGCATCATGGTGGACCGTAAACTCCACACCGTCACCAACTTCTTCATCGGGAACCTGGCGTCGGCGGACCTCCTGATGTGCCTGGCCTGCGTGCCGCCCACGCTGTCGTACGCCTTTGAGCCACGCGGTTGGCTCTTTGGCCGCTTCCTGTGCcacctggtctccctgctgcagtCCGCCCTGGTCTACGTCTCGGTGTTGTCCCTGACGGCCATCGCGGTGGACCGCTACGTGGTGGTGGCGCACCCCGTGCGGCAGAGGGCGGGCCGCGGCCGCTGCGGCCTGGTGGTGGCGTCCATCTGGGCCCTGGCCCTGGCCCTGGCCAGCCCGGCCTCCGCCCGGGTGGCCTACGTGGAGCTGGAGGCCGCCGGTCACGACGTGAACGTGTGCGAGGAGTTCTGGCGTGGCCGGGAGACCGAGCGCGCGGCCTACTCCTGCGTGGTGATGCTGGCCTCCTACATGGTGCCACTGTCCGCGGTCAGCGTCTCCTACTGTGCCATCAGTGCCCACCTGCGCAGGCGCCACCTGCCCGGGGTGGTGGAGCAGAACCGCCTGCGGTGGAACGAGAAGAAGAGGAAGACGTTCTCCCTGCTGGTGGTCTCCGTGGTAACCTTCGCCATGTGCTGGATGCCCCTCCAGATCCTCAACCTCCTGCAGGACCTGGACGTTGACTTCGCCATCTTGGACACCCGCTACCTCAACGTGGCGCAGGTCTCCTGCCATTGGCTGGCCATGAGCTCCGCCTGCTACAACCCCTTCATCTACGCCTCACTGCACCGTAAGCTCCGCCTGCGGCTGGGGGCCTACCTTCGGCGCTGGAGGCAACCAGGGGGTTTCTTGGCTGGACGCCTCTCGCCCTTCCACACCAGCATCAGCCTGGTGTCCGAGCTCCCCAAGGCCGGAGCCCCAGCTGGCAGTGGCAACACCTCTGACCCGGTCTGA